The DNA segment AGGttgtaataaatataagaatatgcAAGCTATCGCCTAATGAATGGAAATACACAAAAAACCAGTTACATTGTTTCGGTTTTGTCatttcaataaacaataaataaagttCTTTTATCTTCTTCggagtaaatataaaataaatcgttGTTTCGTTGAAATCAAATCACTTCACTGTAGAGCATATAAACATGTAATTTATTGACCTATCAATTTGGCTCTATTTAATTCCACAATCAAATATTGGTTTTTCAAAAGCAGGTACCTTCGCTCACTGAGATGTAtgctataataaaatataaatattgtgtTATCACACTCAACAAAATTAGTCAATTCAATACATACCTTTCGAATTCCAGCATGACCATTTGTCCAATTCACACTGATTTTTGAAGGTGATCATACCGTCGTTTCGATCCCCATTTACCGTCACATAGGGAAAAACACCACACACCGGTTTTATAGGCGCTTGCTCACACGCATCCATGCACTTTGTCTGACAGATTTGTTGCGAAGTTATTGTCAATTCTAAGTGGAGTTGATTCAAGGTGGAATTATAAAATGGATAATTTACACTTACTTGGTAAGCAGCTATTCTGACGGTGGCAATTTGTGCTGGCAAATAGACAGTCTGTCTTGAAAAGTTTGCAAACGCCGTCTATTATCGTCCACACCGGTGGGCCGCTATAGTAAGGATCACATCGAAAAGCCAAATTACATCGCTCCGAGCATACGGGTCTGTCGGTGGCGGCTATTTCTTGCAACTGTTGCGAATTCGCCGCTATCGCCAGCCCAGTTAGCAAaggaaaaaacgcaaaaatatttcgaatagtaaacattttcttaattaataaaCTACTTGTATGTAGCTAACTGAAAACACTAAAATTGTTCATGTCGTTCTCttccaaaattaaaagtaaagcCGAAACGCTAAGAGCGTCGACAGTTAAGACAATACTCtgctatttgcacaggtgacaCGTTCCACTAGGAAGCAATTCGCCGACACAACGTATGTAGATACAAGGGCATGTGTGGGTGggttaaatatgtcaaataacTGAATTAAGTTTGGAATACGACAATACGGGAAGGGTAGGGAAGTACATATAAAGTATGAGAGTATGACGCATGTATGGTAATACATATTGTGTACTATATATACCCTTTAAGGTTTTATATGTAGTTTAGTGATtcacttaatatacatatatactatgatTCAAACttcaatcaatatttttttttaataactcaaTGTCTTATTGCCGAGAATTATGTAGAAAGTTTCAGCTTCCACACTAAGTAGAAGTCaacataataaaaagtaataactaTTAAACTTCAGGATTATGAGGAGGTGCTAAGAAGTCAGTAAGGTTGGTCAGTtactatttatattaaataaaatgcttcTCAAGCTATCGCTACGGACCGATAGACATCCGAAATTCAATCCGTCTTATAATCTTCAAGTTTTAGTGTTGCCAATAATTGTTTGTTGAACAAAACTTTTGAACTCTGTGCATGTTGCGATAATATAATTAAAGTCTAAGAATGTGAAGATTTGCCCATACGGTTATCAAATGTGCAGGtgttgtttggtttttgtttcaGATTTAACCTTTCGATTTTGACCGTTATGTGCAagttccatttattttttatatcacagTCGAAAAAATTAGGGGCACTGTTATGTCGCGTCCAAAATAAAAGAGATACATTTCTTATTATAATTAAACtcaatgtttttatactctcgcaaccagttgctacagagtattatagttttgttcatctaacggttatacgtatcacctaaaacttatcgagatagatatagggttatgtatatataaatgatcaggatgacgagaaaagttgaaatccggttgactgtctgtctgtccgtccgtccgtccgtgcagctgtaacttgagtaaaaattgagatatctcgatgaaacttggtatgtgggtttcttaaaaaaagttcgagttcgtagatgggtgtaatcggaccactgccacgtccacaaatcgccattaaccaaaaacatataaagtgccataactaagcacttcccatattacacaattttagattccacttgattcgtccAGTTTCCAGTACGCAAATCAAGGAATAAAGCTTTGCTCGAAAAATATCTTTAGTGTctgccaccttatgatcaaaaaatttaaatccaatataaactgttcaagcccctaggtaccgatttttatttagaccccggtatctatagttgacttttgatcgaaaatgtcggccaatgtgtgatatatatgtataagtgaagttaagggataatccttcacttataatggtatgtctgtatgtcaaaaatgggttgaattgaagcaatacttctcttagcccccaAATacttaataatgggttgtcaaaaaagtcttgcggtatttttattgaatttttttttattgaaattgaaattaacttttgatgactcatgcccagctcttgaccgatgctacggctgctactatgccggtctctttcgaccaattcagcgattttatcgcaattttcgacgacaggccttccggagagtggcgcatcttcgaccacctctacaccagaacgaaaatgttgaaaccatcgttgtgcggtggaaatggaaactgtatcgggtccataaactgcacaaattttattgccggcttgagatgcatttttgcctttatcgtagtagtactgtaaaatatgccgtattttctctttattttgcaccatgtttgcgacgctataactcacgaacgacttaaaagaaacgacaatcaatcaaacacgtgttagtgcgtgaaatgagctttccaaaaaggtatagcatgacccgatgcgacgaatagaACTAGAACTACGCGTTTTCAGCGcgaactagcgaaaataccgcaagacttttttgtcaacctattataaagattttcgaactttgggGTGACTTTACACCGCATATagcggccaatatgtgagttatcccaatgaaactAAGAGAgagtgttttactcataacagcgtatctttgtgcttaatatagataaatttgagtgaaaacttggcctagaccctatataactaatatcagcattttcgaacatccggctgactttactcgatatgattggttttacacctattagtattttactgtttttgattcttgtaagttgcaagagtataaaatgttcggttgcacccgaacttagcccttccttacatgttaaaactatttcaattattaagttgttttaatacattattaaaatatttatatatgtatgtattaatataaatatttcggacAAGTAAGCCCCTGCCTCTAATAGGTTTTATGCCCATATGTCCTAAACGatttaagctacaataaccaaattcactCTAGATAAATCTTATTGAAGCTTTTATGGCCAATGTGAAGATAAATGCAATCGGAactccgctcactccccatatgtcagtactgttaaaaactactaaaagcgcgataaatcaataactaaatacgtcagagacattaaattttactaccGAGATGGTAAAAGAAGGCCTTATGAGAGCTGGTGCGAAAATCGGACCcgtccgatttcaaccaaattcggtgcttaaaattcttttaatattcCTATGTTACAGTGCGAAATTGGAAATCaaactacaaccacgccttcttcccatttaaaataatttttaataccttTCGATTATTTCACTCTTTAGTATActaatcaagaaaaaattaatatactgagataaaatttacaaagggtttgtccggaaagtaataggaccgagtcgatgtaaaaaaatgtattgaaccattcgttacaattctttaacaactttcaaaataggctcctctgcgtcgatgcagcgctgccacaCGATTTCCAAGTATTGAAGGTATCACGGAAGGCTTGGATACCCTCTTGGATCGTGTGCCGCTCGGAAGACTGCCTCTTTGTCAGATGTATGcaaaaaatcagtcctattactttcctgTAACTCTGTATGAATAATGCCTTAGAAGTATGTCACTTTAtgacaaaaattgttcaaaccgCAAGTACCAAATATTTAAACCCCAGTACctataattgactttttaccgcaagTAATCGATtgatgtgtgagatatataaattgaaattcatagagaatcctttcctgacaatcgTCAATCTGTGtttcaaaaatggattgaatcgtgCCAATACCTCCCTTAGCTCTAGTATGTTGAATACAACGATCCTTGAACCTCCGGATGACTCGATACCGCATCTAtcagtcaatatgtgagttatctcaatgagaATGTGAAAGCGTGTTTTACTCTTAAGagtgtatttttgtgcctaaaatggataaaattcgGAAAAACTAACATCATTTCCATGATcgttttgtttcgttttgtaATACGTTTTATGATatcttggtagtcggaaagctttgtttcacagacgttaacgcggcgctagttttttggaaaattg comes from the Bactrocera neohumeralis isolate Rockhampton chromosome 2, APGP_CSIRO_Bneo_wtdbg2-racon-allhic-juicebox.fasta_v2, whole genome shotgun sequence genome and includes:
- the LOC126757525 gene encoding salivary glue protein Sgs-5, with the translated sequence MFTIRNIFAFFPLLTGLAIAANSQQLQEIAATDRPVCSERCNLAFRCDPYYSGPPVWTIIDGVCKLFKTDCLFASTNCHRQNSCLPKLTITSQQICQTKCMDACEQAPIKPVCGVFPYVTVNGDRNDGMITFKNQCELDKWSCWNSKAYISVSEGTCF